The Citrifermentans bemidjiense Bem genome window below encodes:
- a CDS encoding cache domain-containing protein: protein MLKRFPIKAKLTFGALAPLFVAFFICSLAGLYIINEKIASQAQEKVRTDLNSAREVYRNELDRIREFIDLTATNPYNSSSIVAGDHEIQALLRQRLYKKRLDILTAVDAKGRVLYRAHTPSLAGDLQKSYFVQQALKGVAVTGTALMGEQELAREGVALSSRATIPLVSTPHARPRNDAIEKTGMVMVSAAPLRNHAGQIIGALYGAVLLNNNNALVDKIKEIVYEGVQFNGTDVGSATIFLGDARIATNVRLTDGARAIGTRVSEEVYQRVIVEKKKWIRRAFVVNDWYFTAYEPILDLHGKAIGSLYVGMLEKPYTHMQKSVNSILYMVLFVTSLIGLAVSGFIATLLARPIKELEKLAHRVARGERNLQMEVHTKDEVGDLADAFNLMTRALSRQEAEIGLLHRALELKVEERTAQLSDKNRLLLQTQADLARAEKLADLGIVAAGVAHEINTPLAIIRGNAEVLEMCLPPEHPNHEEVEIISMQTERMAKIVGNLLTFARQKSLNQREFMVHEILDDIVTQIRHQVPMDAISVQWEYDMNLGAVTGDTDQLRQVFSNIILNAVQAMLPEGGTLRLTTRPHGPGNGCEVEIRDTGKGIPAEHLEKIFTPFFTTRDSGTGLGLSVSYGIVRDHGGDIQVSSTPGAGTCFKIVLPGETETAQETPENVADL from the coding sequence ATGCTCAAGCGTTTCCCGATCAAGGCCAAGCTCACCTTCGGGGCGCTGGCGCCGCTTTTCGTCGCCTTCTTCATCTGCTCCCTGGCCGGCCTCTACATCATCAACGAGAAGATCGCGAGCCAGGCGCAGGAAAAGGTGCGCACCGACCTCAACTCCGCGCGTGAGGTCTACAGAAACGAGCTGGACCGGATCCGCGAGTTCATCGATCTCACCGCCACCAACCCCTACAACTCCTCCTCCATCGTCGCCGGCGATCATGAAATCCAGGCTCTTTTGCGCCAGCGGCTCTACAAGAAACGGCTGGACATCCTGACCGCCGTGGACGCGAAGGGGCGGGTTTTGTACCGTGCCCACACCCCGAGCCTTGCCGGCGACCTGCAAAAGAGCTACTTCGTGCAGCAGGCGCTGAAAGGGGTGGCGGTAACGGGGACGGCGCTTATGGGCGAGCAGGAACTGGCCCGGGAGGGTGTGGCGCTATCCAGCCGCGCCACCATTCCGCTGGTCTCCACGCCGCATGCCCGTCCGCGCAACGACGCGATCGAAAAAACGGGGATGGTAATGGTCTCCGCCGCCCCCTTGAGAAACCATGCCGGGCAGATCATAGGCGCCCTGTACGGCGCGGTCCTGCTCAACAACAACAACGCCCTGGTCGACAAGATCAAAGAGATCGTGTACGAGGGGGTGCAGTTCAACGGCACGGACGTGGGAAGCGCCACCATCTTTTTGGGCGACGCCCGGATCGCGACCAACGTCCGCCTGACCGACGGCGCCCGCGCCATAGGGACCAGGGTATCCGAAGAGGTGTACCAGCGGGTGATCGTGGAGAAAAAGAAGTGGATCCGGCGCGCCTTCGTGGTGAACGACTGGTACTTCACCGCCTACGAGCCGATCCTGGACCTGCATGGAAAGGCGATCGGGTCGCTCTACGTCGGGATGCTGGAGAAGCCTTACACCCACATGCAAAAAAGCGTCAACTCGATCCTGTACATGGTGCTCTTCGTCACCTCGCTGATCGGGCTTGCGGTCTCCGGCTTCATCGCCACCCTCCTCGCCCGTCCCATCAAGGAGCTGGAGAAGCTGGCGCACCGGGTGGCGCGCGGTGAGCGCAACCTGCAGATGGAGGTGCACACAAAGGACGAGGTCGGGGACCTGGCCGACGCCTTCAACCTGATGACCAGAGCCCTGAGCCGCCAGGAGGCCGAAATAGGTCTCTTGCACCGCGCGCTGGAGCTTAAGGTGGAGGAGCGGACCGCGCAACTCTCCGACAAGAACCGCCTGCTTTTGCAGACCCAGGCGGACCTGGCCCGCGCCGAGAAGCTTGCCGACCTGGGGATCGTCGCCGCCGGCGTAGCCCACGAGATCAACACCCCGCTTGCCATCATCCGCGGCAACGCCGAGGTGCTGGAGATGTGCCTTCCGCCCGAGCATCCCAACCATGAGGAGGTCGAGATCATCAGCATGCAGACCGAGCGCATGGCGAAGATCGTCGGCAACCTGCTCACCTTCGCGCGCCAGAAATCCCTGAACCAGAGGGAGTTCATGGTGCACGAGATCCTGGACGACATCGTGACGCAGATCAGGCATCAGGTTCCCATGGACGCCATCTCGGTGCAGTGGGAATACGACATGAACCTGGGTGCGGTTACTGGGGATACCGACCAGCTGCGGCAGGTATTCAGCAACATCATCCTGAACGCGGTGCAGGCGATGCTTCCCGAGGGAGGAACCCTCAGGCTCACCACCCGGCCCCACGGCCCCGGCAACGGATGCGAAGTTGAGATCCGCGACACCGGCAAAGGTATCCCTGCCGAGCATCTGGAAAAGATCTTCACCCCGTTTTTCACCACCAGGGACAGCGGCACCGGGCTTGGCCTCTCCGTTTCCTACGGCATCGTTAGGGACCACGGCGGCGACATCCAGGTTTCCAGCACGCCGGGAGCCGGTACCTGCTTCAAGATTGTCTTGCCGGGGGAAACGGAAACGGCACAGGAAACGCCGGAAAACGTCGCAGATCTTTAA
- a CDS encoding bacteriohemerythrin, protein MSMQWTSDLATGVAEIDNQHKEIFARFDRLFNACSEGKGKEEVLRLLLFLQDYVKEHFSAEERLQLREAYPQYAEHKAQHASFIAEVERLACEFAAEGATLPLVIKTNKTLSSWLVQHISKTDMAFAGYLRSQA, encoded by the coding sequence ATGAGTATGCAGTGGACCAGCGATCTAGCGACAGGAGTAGCGGAAATAGATAACCAGCACAAGGAGATTTTCGCCAGGTTCGACCGTCTGTTCAACGCCTGCAGCGAGGGTAAAGGGAAAGAAGAGGTGCTGCGGCTGCTGCTGTTTTTGCAGGATTACGTGAAGGAGCACTTTTCGGCGGAGGAGCGGCTGCAACTGCGCGAGGCCTACCCGCAGTACGCGGAGCACAAGGCGCAGCATGCGAGCTTCATAGCCGAGGTGGAGCGCCTGGCGTGCGAATTCGCGGCAGAGGGGGCGACGCTTCCTCTGGTAATCAAGACCAACAAGACCCTCTCCTCGTGGCTGGTGCAGCACATCAGCAAAACCGACATGGCGTTCGCGGGGTACCTGCGCTCTCAAGCCTGA
- a CDS encoding response regulator transcription factor: protein MKRRVLIVDDVEDIRVMLRHMIEKQGHTIVAEAANGIEAVEKFRAHRPDVTIMDIDMPLKTGVEAAREIREFAHSSRIVFCSGGFSKFETPPAELRTGRSSLLRKPFLPSQLYEELCAS, encoded by the coding sequence ATGAAACGAAGGGTTCTGATCGTAGACGATGTAGAGGACATAAGGGTGATGCTCCGTCACATGATTGAAAAGCAAGGGCACACCATCGTTGCAGAGGCCGCTAACGGCATCGAGGCTGTGGAGAAGTTCCGCGCGCACCGTCCCGACGTCACCATCATGGACATCGACATGCCCCTGAAGACCGGGGTGGAGGCTGCCCGCGAGATCCGTGAATTCGCCCACTCTTCCCGGATCGTCTTTTGCAGCGGTGGTTTCTCGAAATTCGAGACCCCCCCGGCCGAACTCCGTACCGGTCGGAGCAGCCTGCTAAGAAAACCGTTTCTGCCGTCCCAGTTGTACGAGGAGTTGTGCGCTAGTTAG